A single uncultured Acetobacterium sp. DNA region contains:
- a CDS encoding ATP-dependent DNA helicase codes for MTNPTEIKLSVRNLVEFILRSGDIDSQFMSNASALEGTRAHQKAQKDNVEKDPGYLPEVSLKYNLDYEGFHFKIEGRADAIITKDETVIIDEIKSTSRPLEHIEENYSETHWAQAKCYAFIYCDQNKLAEISVQLTYFQLETNEIKQFLKPFTRNELEAFFYGLMNQYLIWASLTSDWVVRRDASIKALNFPFETYRKGQRELAVSVYKTIMENKKLFVQAPTGIGKTISTLFPAIKSMAEGHTSKIFYLTAKTIVREVAEEAFCLMQEKGLAFKSVTLTAKDKICFQEESICDPDHCEYASGHFDRVNDAILDLLHEEDRLTRPIIESYARKHRVCPFEFSLDLTLWSDCVICDYNYVFDPRVYLKRFFSDNGGDYTFLIDEAHNLVDRARSMFSAELYKKPILVLQRLFKDADPGIAKSLGKLNTHMISLRKLAAVDHYIQKEAPKDFFPLIMKFINQAEEWLVKNEGSELHEKLLELYFNTLTFMRTAEFYDDRYITYVENSTGDTKIKLFCLDPSHLLSEAIKRGRAAIFFSATLSPLDYFSEILGGGDGNYKIRLSSPFDVKNRELLIADTISTKFRNREKTYPAIATCIKTVLDQRQGNYMVYFPSYKYMDAVFDIFTETYPDVTTIKQSTEMNEEDRELFLNLFRPDTTAVSAGILGFCVLGGIFSEGVDLKHEGLIGSIIVGVGLPQICFERDIIRDYFNEKNNNGYEYAYLYPGMNKVLQAAGRVIRTETDKGIIVLIDERFSNRSYLQLFPNEWFPYTRIRSDADLKKGLQNFWEQH; via the coding sequence ATGACCAATCCTACCGAAATAAAACTATCCGTACGAAATCTAGTGGAATTTATTCTCCGCTCGGGAGACATCGATTCCCAGTTTATGAGTAATGCCAGCGCCTTGGAGGGCACCCGGGCTCACCAGAAAGCACAAAAAGACAATGTCGAAAAAGACCCGGGCTATCTTCCCGAGGTTTCCTTAAAATACAATCTCGACTACGAAGGCTTCCACTTTAAGATTGAAGGCCGGGCAGATGCCATCATCACCAAGGATGAGACCGTTATTATCGACGAAATCAAATCTACCAGCCGGCCGCTGGAGCACATCGAAGAAAACTATAGTGAAACCCACTGGGCGCAGGCAAAATGCTATGCCTTTATTTACTGTGACCAGAATAAACTGGCAGAAATCAGCGTTCAGCTCACTTATTTTCAACTGGAGACCAATGAGATTAAGCAATTTTTAAAGCCTTTTACCAGAAACGAACTGGAAGCTTTCTTCTACGGACTGATGAATCAATACCTGATCTGGGCCAGCCTTACCAGCGACTGGGTGGTTAGACGGGATGCCTCCATTAAAGCCCTCAACTTCCCCTTTGAGACCTATCGTAAAGGTCAGCGTGAGCTGGCCGTTTCGGTTTACAAAACCATTATGGAAAATAAAAAACTGTTTGTTCAGGCTCCCACCGGCATCGGAAAAACCATATCTACCCTGTTTCCCGCCATCAAGTCGATGGCTGAAGGGCATACCTCCAAGATCTTTTATCTCACCGCCAAAACCATTGTTCGCGAAGTGGCCGAAGAAGCTTTTTGCCTGATGCAGGAAAAAGGGCTGGCTTTCAAAAGTGTCACCCTCACTGCCAAAGACAAAATCTGTTTTCAGGAAGAATCGATCTGCGATCCGGATCACTGCGAATATGCCAGCGGCCATTTCGACCGGGTCAATGACGCCATCCTCGATCTGCTTCATGAGGAAGACCGACTCACCCGGCCAATCATCGAAAGCTATGCCCGCAAGCACCGGGTCTGTCCTTTTGAATTCTCTCTGGATCTGACCCTCTGGTCCGACTGTGTGATCTGTGATTACAACTATGTCTTTGATCCCCGGGTTTACCTTAAACGTTTCTTTTCCGATAACGGCGGGGACTATACCTTCCTCATTGACGAGGCCCATAATCTGGTGGATCGGGCCCGATCGATGTTTTCGGCGGAACTCTACAAAAAACCGATCCTGGTATTGCAGCGATTGTTTAAAGATGCCGATCCCGGTATAGCCAAATCTTTGGGCAAACTGAATACTCATATGATCAGCCTGCGAAAACTGGCCGCAGTTGACCATTATATCCAAAAAGAAGCACCCAAAGATTTCTTTCCATTGATTATGAAATTTATTAATCAGGCCGAAGAATGGCTGGTGAAGAATGAGGGCAGTGAACTCCATGAAAAGTTGCTGGAGCTGTATTTCAACACCCTGACTTTTATGCGCACCGCTGAGTTTTACGATGACCGCTATATCACTTACGTTGAAAACTCAACCGGTGACACCAAAATAAAACTATTCTGTCTGGATCCCTCCCACCTGCTCAGTGAAGCAATTAAACGAGGTCGGGCAGCCATCTTTTTTTCTGCCACGCTGTCCCCATTAGACTATTTTTCGGAGATTCTCGGTGGCGGCGATGGCAACTATAAAATCAGACTGTCCTCTCCCTTTGATGTGAAAAACCGGGAACTGCTGATTGCCGATACCATCTCAACCAAATTCAGAAACCGGGAAAAAACCTATCCCGCCATTGCCACCTGTATCAAAACCGTTTTAGATCAGCGTCAGGGCAACTATATGGTCTATTTTCCATCTTATAAATATATGGATGCGGTCTTTGATATTTTTACCGAAACCTACCCGGATGTCACCACCATCAAACAATCCACCGAAATGAACGAGGAAGATCGGGAGCTTTTCTTAAATTTGTTCCGGCCGGATACCACCGCTGTCAGCGCCGGAATTCTGGGTTTCTGCGTACTGGGGGGAATCTTTTCCGAAGGGGTGGATTTAAAGCACGAAGGACTCATCGGGTCCATCATTGTGGGCGTTGGTCTGCCGCAGATCTGTTTTGAGCGCGACATCATCCGGGATTATTTCAATGAAAAGAATAATAACGGCTACGAATACGCCTATCTGTACCCCGGCATGAACAAGGTTCTGCAAGCCGCCGGACGGGTCATCCGAACCGAAACCGACAAGGGAATCATCGTTCTCATTGATGAACGTTTTAGTAATCGGAGTTACCTCCAGCTATTTCCCAACGAATGGTTTCCCTATACCCGGATCCGGAGTGATGCCGATCTGAAAAAGGGGTTGCAGAATTTCTGGGAGCAGCATTGA